In the genome of Nymphaea colorata isolate Beijing-Zhang1983 chromosome 9, ASM883128v2, whole genome shotgun sequence, one region contains:
- the LOC116261054 gene encoding uncharacterized protein LOC116261054, with translation MEIHLKQYEKECLKSTMLKHEETFKEQICELHRLYHVQKLLMSDMKNKNIMLQATRNDSASRNFSLHARLSAQGTRYQIKDPLQMKTMIDLEHQAEKNFIENSEDASLESEIEEETDIELTLSTGSRNKKKKNKKKEPIYWNLDGSFPSMSARHDSTQAPVIGSHPWLNSRERLTGPSWESFCNEQKKTYSEEELSRKERQPLWFFPVLSLNVT, from the exons ATGGAGATACATTTGAAGCAGTATGAGAAAGAATGTTTGAAATCAACTATGCTAAAGCATGAAGAAACTTTTAAAGAGCAG ATATGTGAGCTTCATCGTCTATATCATGTTCAGAAACTGCTAATGAgtgacatgaaaaacaaaaatattatgcTGCAAGCAACCAGGAATGATTCTGCTTCTCGAAATTTTAGTCTACATGCAAGACTAAGTGCACAAGGTACTAGATACCAAATCAAGGATCCTCTGCAGATGAAAACAATGATTGATCTGGAGCACCAGGCTGAGaaaaattttatagaaaattCAGAAGATGCTTCTCTAGAGAGTGAGATTGAAGAAGAGACTGACATTGAACTGACCTtgagcactggatctagaaacaagaagaagaaaaataaaaagaaggaacCCATATATTGGAATCTTGATGGATCTTTTCCTTCTATGTCGGCTAGACATGACTCCACCCAAGCCCCAGTTATTGGAAGCCATCCATGGTTGAACTCAAGGGAGAGGTTAACAGGACCTAGCTGGGAAAGTTTCTGCAATGAGCAAAAGAAGACTTACAGTGAGGAAGAGCTCTCTAGAAAAGAAAGGCAACCGCTGTGGTTTTTTCCAGTGTTAAGCTTGAATGTGACATAG
- the LOC116261053 gene encoding probable polyamine transporter At3g19553, whose amino-acid sequence MADEELRQEDDAYKGTSGGSCSNNHGNNGRLTLIPLIALIFYEVSGGPFGVEDSVKAGGGPLLALLGFLAFPLIWSVPEALITAELSTSFPENGGYVAWISAAFGPFWGFQEGFWKWFSGVMDNALYPVLFLDYLKHSVPVFSMAIARIPFLLFMTFCLTYLNYRGLAIVGFASVALAAFSLLPFLVMGVLSIRRLKPRRWLVMDVSKVNWRGYFNSMFWNLNYWDKASTLVGEIENPIKTFPKALFGAVILVMLSYLIPLLAGTGALEISASEWSDGYFAQVGMLIGGAWLRSWIQVAAALSNIGLFEAEMSSDAFQLLGMSEMGMLPEIFSYRSKYGTPTLSILCSATGVVFLSWMSFQEIIEFLNFLYSVGMLLEFAAFIKLRIKRPDLPRPYRVPFGTTGAIIICLPPALLLVLVMCLASLKTFVVSAAVIILGFVLYPSMEYVKNYKWLMFDSTVLPISQVHEAAPAVCEGKEVIDEASVCLLSDPSYAKKEEHNEDSSMEGVLKLD is encoded by the exons ATGGCTGATGAAGAATTGAGGCAGGAGGATGATGCCTACAAAGGAACGTCCGGTGGTAGTTGTAGTAACAATCATGGAAATAACGGTAGGTTGACACTCATCCCTCTGATCGCCCTTATCTTTTATGAGGTCTCTGGTGGGCCGTTTGGAGTGGAGGATTCGGTTAAAGCAGGAGGGGGTCCTCTGTTGGCCTTGTTGGGTTTTCTAGCTTTCCCGCTCATTTGGAGTGTTCCCGAGGCACTGATCACGGCAGAACTATCGACAAGTTTCCCTGAAAATGGTGGTTATGTTGCTTGGATATCTGCAGCTTTTGGGCCTTTTTGGGGGTTCCAGGAGGGCTTTTGGAAATGGTTCAGCGGTGTCATGGACAATGCTCTGTACCCTGTTCTGTTCCTTGATTACTTGAAGCACTCCGTTCCGGTTTTCAGTATGGCCATTGCTAGAATACCTTTCCTGCTGTTCATGACATTCTGCTTGACATACCTCAATTATAGAGGCCTAGCCATAGTTGGCTTTGCGTCAGTCGCGCTCGCTGCCTTCTCTCTTCTGCCATTTCTTGTGATGGGTGTACTATCAATTAGAAGGTTGAAGCCCAGAAGATGGTTGGTTATGGATGTGAGTAAGGTAAACTGGAGGGGGTACTTTAATAGCATGTTCTGGAATTTGAATTACTGGGACAAAGCCAGTACTTTGGTTGGAGAAATTGAGAACCCTATCAAGACATTCCCGAAGGCGCTGTTTGGGGCCGTCATTCTGGTCATGCTTTCTTATTTGATCCCTTTGCTTGCTGGTACTGGAGCTCTGGAGATCAGCGCTAGTGAATGGAGTGATGGTTATTTTGCTCAAGTTGGGATGCTGATTGGTGGTGCATGGCTCAGGTCATGGATTCAAGTGGCGGCAGCATTGTCTAATATAGGCCTTTTTGAAGCAGAAATGAGCAGTGATGCATTTCAGCTGCTGGGTATGAGTGAAATGGGGATGCTTCCTGAAATATTCTCTTACAG ATCAAAGTATGGTACACCAACTTTGAGCATTTTATGCTCCGCAACTGGAGTAGTCTTCCTGTCCTGGATGAGCTTTCAAGAAATTATTGAATTCCTAAACTTCCTCTATTCGGTTGGGATGCTTCTTGAGTTTGCCGCTTTCATAAAGCTACGAATAAAGAGGCCAGATCTTCCTAGGCCATATAGAGTTCCTTTCGGAACCACTGGGGCAATTATTATTTGTCTTCCTCCTGCTTTATTGCTCGTTCTTGTTATGTGTCTCGCTTCATTGAAGACTTTTGTTGTGAGCGCAGCTGTGATTATACTTGGGTTTGTTTTGTATCCTAGCATGGAATATGTGAAGAATTACAAGTGGCTGATGTTTGATTCCACGGTTCTACCTATAAGCCAAGTTCATGAAGCTGCTCCTGCAGTCTGTGAAGGCAAGGAAGTAATAGATGAGGCATCAGTATGCCTTCTCTCTGACCCATCTTATGCTAAGAAGGAAGAACATAATGAAGATAGCAGTATGGAAGGAGTCTTAAAGTTGGACTAA